In Dermacentor variabilis isolate Ectoservices chromosome 11, ASM5094787v1, whole genome shotgun sequence, one genomic interval encodes:
- the LOC142563478 gene encoding vacuolar protein sorting-associated protein 4B-like, translated as MAVDYGRRAEAEEEAQNFAEAFRLYKQALFLYFVAAREIRVESSGYLQRTHEFIRFLGARADGDYSTASSSPSSPTEQQRRLLSSGSSLSVFPAPHGQEEHKAFHTGGVVVLGEAQVRWSDVFGLEVLKRALMLNVVYPVKHPALFENAKPLSSLMLYGPTGCGKSHIGKALATEFNDSTFFYVMCQHFASKCLVGNENLTVRTLFEMVLNHAPSVLFLDELDALSGSGVSGESSGFLYRVKADFLSLLEGILFKQKVTVIGATKSPWAVDPALARVFRKWVYVPLPTDDTREVMLLSGLKDVRNQMLDSDVYYLVQKTDGYTCEDLTLLQREAQKQVRQKLKSATHFVKVEGYRRPGSASKTGDFLTPCSPDTPGAIRLSWKDIPKEALLEPELSLQDFEAALQKYHASVTSSELEKLDAFRTNQESNVHTVLRVDMSAFNVGHMANDDAGAVVEN; from the exons ATGGCGGTAGACTACGGTCGTCGCGCCGAAGCCGAAGAGGAGGCGCAGAACTTCGCCGAGGCCTTCCGGCTGTACAAGCAGGCGCTGTTCCTGTACTTCGTGGCTGCGCGGGAAATTCGAGTCGAGAGCAGCGGCTACCTCCAGCGCACGCACGAGTTCATCCGCTTCTTGGGGGCGCGGGCGGATGGTGATTACTCAACGGCCAGCTCGAGCCCATCATCGCCCACGGAACAGCAGCGCCGGCTACTCAGCAGCGGAAGCAGCCTCAGCGTCTTTCCGGC GCCCCACGGTCAAGAGGAGCACAAGGCGTTCCACACGGGTGGCGTGGTTGTGCTAGGCGAGGCGCAAGTGCGCTGGTCCGACGTGTTTGGCCTCGAGGTGCTCAAGCGGGCGCTCATGCTCAACGTGGTGTACCCCGTCAAGCACCCGGCGCTGTTTGAGAACGCCAAGCCGCTCTCGAGCCTCATGCTGTACGGTCCCACGGGCTGCGGCAAGTCGCACATCGGTAAGGCCCTGGCCACAGAATTTAATGACTCGACCTTCTTCTACGTCATGTGCCAGCATTTCGCCTCCAAGTGCCTCGTCGGGAACGAGAACCTCACCGTGAGGACGCTGTTCGAGATGGTCCTCAACCACGCCCCCAGTGTGCTCTTCCTCGACGAGCTTGACGCCCTCAGCGGAAGCGGAGTGAGCGGCGAAAGCTCGGGTTTTCTGTACAGAGTGAAGGCCGACTTCCTGAGCCTCCTGGAGGGGATACTCTTCAAGCAGAAGGTCACCGTCATCGGAGCCACCAAGTCGCCGTGGGCCGTGGACCCGGCTCTCGCGCGCGTCTTCCGGAAGTGGGTTTACGTTCCGCTACCGACAGACGACACCCGAGAAGTGATGCTGCTGAGTGGACTCAAGGATGTTCGCAATCAGATGTTAGACTCAGACGTCTACTACCTCGTGCAGAAGACAGACGGGTACACGTGCGAGGATCTCACATTGCTCCAGAGGGAGGCCCAGAAGCAGGTCAGACAGAAACTCAAGTCAGCGACTCACTTTGTCAAGGTCGAAGGGTACAGGAGGCCTGGGAGCGCGTCAAAGACCGGCGACTTTCTCACGCCATGCTCGCCGGACACTCCAGGAGCGATCAGATTGTCCTGGAAGGACATTCCCAAGGAAGCCCTTTTAGAACCAGAACTGAGCTTGCAAGATTTCGAGGCGGCGTTGCAGAAGTACCACGCCTCGGTGACATCCAGCGAACTTGAAAAACTGGACGCGTTCAGAACAAACCAGGAGTCAAATGTTCACACCGTTCTGCGGGTCGACATGAGTGCCTTTAATGTAGGCCACATGGCTAACGACGACGCTGGAGCTGTAGTGGAAAACTGA